TCATGCAGAGATATACTATAAATTGGGCAATGCCTATGCGAAAAAAGATATGCATACTACTGCCATTCCTTGCTGGGAAAAGGCGGTTGAAATCGATCCGAATATTGCGAATGCCTTTTTCAATCTTGGGCTTGTTTATCAAAAGATCGGCAAACAGGACGAGGCCATTGATGCCTATAAAAAGGTTTTGGATATCAATGCGGATGATATAGATGCTCATAAAAATTTAGGTTTGCTTTACCAGGAAAAGGGTATGCATGTGGAGGCCGAGTCTGAATTTGCTATTTGCGACAAATTGAAATCTCACCAAGAGATTCGGTGACTATTTTATTATTGAATAGTTGTAAACATTCTCATCTTTTTGCTCTTTCAACAATTGGCCTTTTCCTGCCTTTTTTCTTTTTAAAAATATTCAGTATTATTTCTGCTTCTTCGAAAGGAACTGTTATAAAAGAGAATTTATCAAATATTTGAATATCTTTTATTTTTTCTCTATAAACTCTGGCTTGCTGTTTTATGAAGTCCGCTAATTTTTTGGGAGTCATACCGTCGATTTTTCCTAATCCTACAAAGAGCCTTGATGTCCCTTTTCTATCAATAGAAACATCTCTTATTTCATTATAATTACTTTCATCCAGTTCATCCTGAAAGGAATGTTTTAAAAGGGCAGCCAGAATCTTTTCTGCCTCATTTTCCTTCAGCATTTCTTGTGCAAGTCCAAGATATCCATTCATATCTTCTGACTTAATAATATTTGCAAGTTGTATCTTTATCCTGGATTTTTTTTGATTTATCACATCTGCTATTTTCGGCAGTTTTTCTTTTCGAATGTCAGTTTTTGCAAACTTTTTAATAAAAACAAGTCTTCTATATTCATCGGGCGTAACAAAAGTTATGGCAGTCCCTTCCTTTCCAGCCCTACCCGTTCTTCCTATTCTATGGACATACGATTCAGGGTCCTGAGGTAAGGAGTAGTTTATTACGTGCGTTAAGTTATGAATATCTATACCCCTGGCGGCAACATCTGTAGCCACCAGGATATTAATTCTTTGCTTTCTGAATTTCTGTAATATTATTTCTCTCTGATTTTGAGAGATATCTCCATGCAACGCTTCTGCGTCATACCCTCTTTCTATAAGCTTATTTGCTACAGTATCAACATCAATCTTCGTTCTGCAAAATACCAGGCCGTAAAATTCGTGTTCAAAATCTACGATCCTGCATAATGCATCAAATTTATCTGAAGGTGCTACTTCAAAATATATCTGATCTGTTAAATTTGTTGTAAGCTGCTCTTTTTTTACTCCAATCATCTCATATTTTTTCATATACTTTTCTGCTATACTTATTATTTTCCCTGGCATTGTAGCGGAAAAGAGCAGCATTCTCTTCATTGAACCGGTATTTTTAATAATTTCTTCCACATCGTCAATAAATCCCATATTTAACATTTCATCTGCTTCGTCCAGGACTAAATATGATATATTTTTCAGCACGAGACTTTTTCTTTTTATATGATCCAATATCCTTCCGGGAGTCCCTACCACTACATCAATCCCTTTTTTCAACCTCCTAAACTGTTCTTCTATTGACTGGCCTCCATAAATAGGCGCGATCTGCAGCAGTTTTTGTCCTTTATAAGAGTTTAACTCTTCTGAGACCTGGATAGCCAACTCTCTTGTTGGAACAAGAATAAGTGCCTGAACAATTTTTGATTTTTCTTTTATCCCTTCAAGTATGGGGAGTCCGAATGCTGCAGTCTTTCCTGTTCCTGTTTGTGCCTGCCCGATAATATCTACTTCTCCTGTCATGAGGGCCGGGATAGTCTTTTGCTGGATTGGAGTAGGCTCTTCAAAGCCTTTTTTCCTTAATGCATCTAACGTGTTTTCTGATAAACCCAATAGTCTAAATTTTTCTAATTTCTCCATAGTATTCTTTCAAATGTAAAATATTTTCTAAGTGCTTTCAATTGATTTCGGGAAATGAACAGGTATAATAAACACCTTGTATTTACAGCAGATTTTAGATCGATTTGGCTCAGCCTTGATATACCTTCTAGTTTATTGTGGGGAAGTAGAATGACTGCCTGCAGGATATAAGAAGAATTTCTTTCCTTGAGAGTTCCTTCTCATTTCTGTCAATAGTCCATGAAAACCTGAAAAACTCAAGGGTTTTTCTTTGAGATGCAATCGAAACCTGGAACCGTTTTGTCCTTTTGCAACCTGTTGAGGCTTTTATCAGGAAGGTAACTATTATTCCGCAAGAACTCTTTTGTAAAAATCACTTCCTCAAAAACAATGCCCGTCGTATAAAAGACGGCGTGTTTAGACCGACAAGATTATAGCCTAAATTCCTTTCTATTTCAAGGATTTATCTTGAGAAGATTTCATGAATGACTTATATTTGTTGCTATGAAGTATAGACTTTTTATAATTCGATACCTTGCTTTATTACAGATTTGCCTTTCGGTACTTTATTTGTCCATAACCAATGCATTTGCACATCAAAATACCCTTGAAAAGATAAAGAGTTCTGGTGTGATAACCTGGGGATTTGACGCAGAAGGGGGTGCCCCGTATGTATTTCACGATCCCGCACACCCTTCAAAAATCATCGGTTTTGAGGTAGAGCTTGTTGAGGCCATTGCCAGGGAATTGGGAGTAAAGGTACAACACTTCCAGAACGCATGGGACAACATCCTGCTTTCCCTCCAACGGGGGGATTTTGATATAGCGCTTAATGGTATTGAAGTTACTCCGGATAGGGCTCAGTCTGTATTGTTTACCCGCCCGTACTATGTGTATGCCCTGCAGATAGTTGTCCGCGCATCAGATAATCGCATCAATCGTCTGGAAGACCTTCGGGGCAAAAAGGTTGGTACCTTGTATAACACGGAAGCCAGGCGTCTCCTTGAAGAGATGGCAGGTGTTACCGTTAACACGTACAGTGGACAGGTGGAACCATTCAAAGATCTTTCTTTAAACCGTATTGATGCCGTCTTCGTAGATTTACCCATTGCAGCTTATTATGCCATGCCTAACCCGCAGTTGCGTATGGTGGACGCTCCGGTGGGTGAGGGGTACTATGCCATTGCCCTCCGGAAAGAAGATACAGCATTGGCCGATGAGTTAAACAAAATCATTGAGAGACTCTCGAAATCAGGGGAATTAAAAAAGATCTATAGCCATTGGGGGTTATGGAATGCCTCACAAGAAAAGCTCTTTTTGCATAAGGGGCGTTTACAAAAATACACAGAAAGTCCTCCGTCTGCTTCTGAAAAGACACCTGTTGCCGTAACCAGATTTTTACCTACCTTGTTAAAAGGAGCGCTGGTTACCGTAGGTATCTCCGTTTTGTCTATGATGCTGGCCATTATTCTGGGGCTTGTTCTCGTGGTTATGAGATTATACGGGAATAAGTGGTTACAGATGATTTCTACGGCCTATATTGAGATTTACCGCGGAACTCCGCTTCTTATTCAGTTGTATATCTTGTATTATGGCTTGCCGAACATTGGTATTGCCATGAGTGCCTTTGCCGCTGCAATCCTTGGGTTGGGTATGAACTACGCTGCTTATGAAGCTGAAATTTATCGTTCGGGTATCCAGGCTATCCCCAGAGGCCAAACCGAGGCTGCCCTTTCGCTAGGGATGTCGAGAAGTCTGACCTTAAAACGAATCATCCTGCCACAGACGTTCCGCATTACCATACCACCCATGACCAATGATTTTATTGCCTTGTTTAAAGATTCGTCCCTGGTCTCCGTCATTGCTATAACTGAACTCACAAAGAGTTATAGCATATTGGCGTCAGCCTCGATGGATTTTTTTAAATTGGGAATTATTACAGCACTCCTCTATTTTGGTATGAGCTATCCCCTTTCTCTGTATTCCAGAAAATTAGAAAAAAAACTAAAATCTCATGATAAAAATTTGTAATCTATTCAAGAAATATGATCATCAACCCTTATTTCAAGGACTGAATTTGGTAATAGAAAGAGGAAGTGTTGTTACCATTATTGGGCCGTCTGGCAGCGGCAAGAGCACACTCTTGAGGTGTATTAATGGATTAGAAACGTTTCAAAGGGGCACCATAACAGTAGATGGTCAAAAACTTTACGGCTTTCATGAACAGGGTTACCATAAGGAACAAGAAACCATCACGGTAAAAAACATACGACGGAAGGTAGGAATGGTCTTTCAGCAATTTAATCTTTTTCCACACATGACAGTGCTACAGAACATAACTGTTACGCCGATTTTTGTACTGGGTGTTCATCAAACTGAGGCCGAGTCAAATGCCTTCTCGTTACTCAAGAAGGTACATCTGGAGGAAAAGGCCACAAAATATCCCGGGCAGCTATCAGGTGGTGAACAGCAGAGGGTGGCTATTGCACGTGCCCTGGCAATGAAGCCTGAAGCAATGCTCTTTGATGAACCAACATCTTCCCTTGATCCTGAGATGATTGAAGAGGTGCTCCTGGTTATCAAGGATCTGGTATCGGAGGGGATGACTACGATAATTGCGACGCACGAAATGGGTTTTGCAAGGGATATTTCGACACAGGTGATCTTTTTAGAGAAGGGAGAAATTGTGGAACAGGGGAATCCTAATGTGCTATTTTTCACCCCCAAAAGTGACAGGACGAAGGTGTTTCTCAGTCGTTTCATGAAGTGAAACTTACCGCTCTTGCATTTGAGAAATTGACCATACTTGACATTCCATCTTCCTTTCGTTAGGAACAAACAACAAACTATTTTTCCGAAATAGATTTAATCTTTTCTTTTGCTATTTCAATATTAAATTTTGCCTCAAGATTCTCAGGGTCAATTACAAGCACTTCCTCCCATTTACCAATCGCTTCTTTATAATACCCTTCCCTGTAAAGAGTTAGTGCTTCATCCAACAGCTTCTGTGATGCCTCTTTTTCTTGGTTTGCAGCTATTGCCTCTATTTTTTCATCTTCTTCTGATTTTCTTTCAGCCGTTATCTCTTTAATCATCTCCCGTCCCTGCTCAACCATCTCTTTTGCCTCTTCTTTCATGGCCTCAGCTTGTTGATCAATCTTCGAACCAATAAGACGGGACCTCTGGGTCTGAAGACTCAAGAACTGGTTTTGCAAATCGGTTTTTGCTTTTTCAATATCAGTTAGCTTCTTTTCAAGATCGTTTATACTTTTTTGCGTCTCAGTGAGAATGGTTTCATAAGAGCTATCCTTCATCTCAACCCTGGAATTTAATCCATCCAGAGCGCTCTGAAGCTTCGAGTAATTTGTGTCCGCATCTGCAGCTCTTTGTGAAAGCTCTTCAATACGTTCTCCCAGATTTTGAGCAAAGCTGTTTAGATTCGATAATCCTTGCTCAAGATCCTGTATTCTTTGGTCGACCATAGCCAGACGGTCATCTTGGGGCGCTGACAATTTTGTAGAAAGTCCCGCACATCCCACTGACAATGAAGCTATACCCAAACTTATAAAAGTTAACAGAATACCTTTTTTCATAATTTATCCTTTTAGTTGTATTCGTAAGCGGAGGGATAAGAAGATGCCTATTTCATCTTTGAAAGGTTAAAATCATACAAGGTCTCTTCCCCGCCAGGAGCGACAACTACCAGGGTGATAACCGAATTTAAATCAACACCTTTTGTTGGGAACTTAAAGACAAGGCGGGCTGAATGGCATGGAGAATTGGGCCAAAATTCGCTGGCATCTGCTAATTCCGGTACAAACTCGAACTCGGGTTGTATTACATCGTCCTTATAATAAAGCTTGGCAGAATAATACTTAGAAAAATTATAATCATCACCATAGACTGTAACTGAAAAGGTAAGCGCATCTCCAATTTCTACTGCCTGCTGAATATCTTTAGGGGTAAATTCTCTGTGTTCCACAGCAGCTTTTCTTGCCTTGTAAGCAACATTGTGAAAAGGTGTAAACAACGTCGCAGACCCATAGCCTTTATCCTGAGAAATAGTCCATGGCCTTGAAAAGGTGGCAATGCTTACATGTCTGTTTTTCTGACAATATTCGATGGCTTCTTGTATCTGCTCCGTGGTCAGCTGCAAAAAAATGGCATGAGCTGGTTTTAAAATTAATAAACACAGAAACAGACAGAAAACGCACGTTAACAGGAATAGCTTTTTCATCACGAATTTTTCATCCTTAAACAGAATCAATAACTATATGAGAAATTCTTATTATACAAAAATTACGATTTACTTTGGAATGGTAAGATTGATGAAAATATCACTGACCGCTTATCTTAGGATTTCTGCGGATGCTTTTTGCAGCTATTCAGTACTCTGCTCGGTTGTCGTTGCTTCTTCCGTAGCAGCTGGCTCAGATGTTGCTTCAGTCTCGTGTTCTTCTTCTGCAGATGGTTTTACCACATAATTCTTGCCAGTCTTCATGAGGCTGGCACTGCATACGATAAACATAATGCCAAATACAACAGCACCAACAAAACAAAGTACCCCCCCTACATTATTCACAAATCCTTCTACTTTTTGATTGCCCATAATCTTTTCGGACTTTTCAGTAATTATTTGATTCAGCTTATCTATCATTTGCATTTCCTCCCATTACTTTTACAGTATCATTAAAACTTAGCTCAAAACAGACAACACTCTCCGTTTCTATGAATCCATATTTTCAACGCTTCACTAAATCGTTATATTTGGACAATTCCCTATCAGCATCTTCATTCATCCCTTTTTCACGATAAATAGACTCAAGATTTTTATATGCCTTTGCATACTTCGGGTTAATGGCGATGGCCTTTTTGTACTCAAGTACTTGTTCCTTATACATCTTTTTTTCACCGTATGCAATCCCCAAATTAAAGTGTGCCTCGGCGCTATTGGGATTCAAGTCCAATACTTTCTTATATTGCAGAATTTCATCATCTAACAAACCTTTTTTACCGTATGAAACACCCAAATTGAAATATGCGTCAATATAACTTGGATCGATTTCGATTACTCTTTTATATGCAGCAATGGATTCATCGTGCATTTCCTTTTCACGATATGCATGTCCCAGGT
The sequence above is a segment of the Candidatus Brocadia sp. genome. Coding sequences within it:
- a CDS encoding DEAD/DEAH box helicase is translated as MEKLEKFRLLGLSENTLDALRKKGFEEPTPIQQKTIPALMTGEVDIIGQAQTGTGKTAAFGLPILEGIKEKSKIVQALILVPTRELAIQVSEELNSYKGQKLLQIAPIYGGQSIEEQFRRLKKGIDVVVGTPGRILDHIKRKSLVLKNISYLVLDEADEMLNMGFIDDVEEIIKNTGSMKRMLLFSATMPGKIISIAEKYMKKYEMIGVKKEQLTTNLTDQIYFEVAPSDKFDALCRIVDFEHEFYGLVFCRTKIDVDTVANKLIERGYDAEALHGDISQNQREIILQKFRKQRINILVATDVAARGIDIHNLTHVINYSLPQDPESYVHRIGRTGRAGKEGTAITFVTPDEYRRLVFIKKFAKTDIRKEKLPKIADVINQKKSRIKIQLANIIKSEDMNGYLGLAQEMLKENEAEKILAALLKHSFQDELDESNYNEIRDVSIDRKGTSRLFVGLGKIDGMTPKKLADFIKQQARVYREKIKDIQIFDKFSFITVPFEEAEIILNIFKKKKGRKRPIVERAKR
- a CDS encoding transporter substrate-binding domain-containing protein → MCLSVLYLSITNAFAHQNTLEKIKSSGVITWGFDAEGGAPYVFHDPAHPSKIIGFEVELVEAIARELGVKVQHFQNAWDNILLSLQRGDFDIALNGIEVTPDRAQSVLFTRPYYVYALQIVVRASDNRINRLEDLRGKKVGTLYNTEARRLLEEMAGVTVNTYSGQVEPFKDLSLNRIDAVFVDLPIAAYYAMPNPQLRMVDAPVGEGYYAIALRKEDTALADELNKIIERLSKSGELKKIYSHWGLWNASQEKLFLHKGRLQKYTESPPSASEKTPVAVTRFLPTLLKGALVTVGISVLSMMLAIILGLVLVVMRLYGNKWLQMISTAYIEIYRGTPLLIQLYILYYGLPNIGIAMSAFAAAILGLGMNYAAYEAEIYRSGIQAIPRGQTEAALSLGMSRSLTLKRIILPQTFRITIPPMTNDFIALFKDSSLVSVIAITELTKSYSILASASMDFFKLGIITALLYFGMSYPLSLYSRKLEKKLKSHDKNL
- a CDS encoding amino acid ABC transporter ATP-binding protein, with product MIKICNLFKKYDHQPLFQGLNLVIERGSVVTIIGPSGSGKSTLLRCINGLETFQRGTITVDGQKLYGFHEQGYHKEQETITVKNIRRKVGMVFQQFNLFPHMTVLQNITVTPIFVLGVHQTEAESNAFSLLKKVHLEEKATKYPGQLSGGEQQRVAIARALAMKPEAMLFDEPTSSLDPEMIEEVLLVIKDLVSEGMTTIIATHEMGFARDISTQVIFLEKGEIVEQGNPNVLFFTPKSDRTKVFLSRFMK